The genomic segment TGCGGGTAGGTTACCCCCCTGGGTCTATTACTTGTTTCTTTGCGAAGAAGGCATCGATATGGCCAATAACTGGTTCGCGGAAGCAGGGCATGATGTCTACTTTATCCCACGGACTGGGGGCGTTGGTCCACCTGAGCTCTTCTTGCATAGCACCAAGGCGCTAGAAACACTGGCGGATTTGGATGGGCTGAAAATCCGCACATTCGGTGACACCGGGGAGCCTTTCAAGTCCTTCGGCTCCGCTACCACCTATATGCCCGCGGGAGAAATCTACGAGTCGACAATGCGCGGTGTAATTGATGCTTTTGAAATGAGCTCAGCTTACATGAACTATGATATGGCCTATCATGAAGTTGCCCAGTATATCTACATTTCCCCCATCCGAGCCCCTAGCGAGGCACAGGCTCTTGGGGTGAAGCGAAGCAAGTGGGAGGAGCTACCCGCTGACCTCCAAGGGCTTTTCGGCGAGGTCGCCCGCGCCGAAACAGTAGAGTATGGTAGGGATCTGCACTCGAAGGAAGCCTGGGCACTGGAGCAATATAGAGAGTACGGAAACATCGTACAAAAGCTCCCCGTGGAGATAGAAGAGCCCTTTAAAGTAGAATACGATAAGGTCATGGATGGCATCGCCGCCGAGTATCCCGATTTCGCCACATTCCTGCACGCTATGCGTGCCTGGGCAGTAAACTGGAATGACCTTTGGGGGCTTCCCGACTGGGCAGTACCGCCAGAAGAGTGGCGGCAATATTAGCTGGTGACCAAATTTTAGGTCTTTCCCCGCTCCGGGTTCTCCCCGGAGCGGGGATTGATGTAAACGATGAGAAAGATACTGAAAGCCATTGACGCCACTAATGAATTTGTGGGCACCGTAGTAAAATGGTTGGCCCCTGCTTTAATGGTGCTCATTACCATCCAGGTTTTTCTCCGTTATGTGTTGGCCAGTCCCGGCGATGTGCTACCGATACTGATGATCTCGGCTGGGGCAACGCTTTACGTTCTTGGCTGGGGTTATGTTTACCGCCAGGACCGGCATGTGAGAGTAGATGTTTTTTATGCTCGATGGTCCCCCAGGAGAAAAGCCCTCATTGACGTGATTGGCAGCCTGATTTGGCTCCTGCCATGGCTCGTTTTCCTGGCCTTTATTAGCGGGAAGTGGGCATGGATATCGTATGAAACTGCCGAATGGTGGACGCTCACCTATTGGCGCCCTCCGCTTTGGCCAATGAGAGCAACTATATTTGTGGGAGTGCTTTTGCTTGCCCTTCAGAGTGTGGCTCAATTGTTTCGTGGTTTCCATGTGCTGGTAAGGAATAGAGCTTATGATTGACTTAAGCCCAGAGATGGCGGTGGTGGTTTTTTTCGGTCTTGTCGTGATCGGGGTGATGCTTGGTTTCCCGTTGGCTTTTGTTCT from the Chloroflexota bacterium genome contains:
- a CDS encoding TRAP transporter small permease subunit; protein product: MRKILKAIDATNEFVGTVVKWLAPALMVLITIQVFLRYVLASPGDVLPILMISAGATLYVLGWGYVYRQDRHVRVDVFYARWSPRRKALIDVIGSLIWLLPWLVFLAFISGKWAWISYETAEWWTLTYWRPPLWPMRATIFVGVLLLALQSVAQLFRGFHVLVRNRAYD